From Tachypleus tridentatus isolate NWPU-2018 chromosome 8, ASM421037v1, whole genome shotgun sequence, a single genomic window includes:
- the Phb1 gene encoding prohibitin 1 isoform X2: MAAQFFTNIGKLGLGLAIAGGVVNSALYNDGGHRAVIFDRFTGVKNYVVGEGTHFLIPWVQKPIIYDIRTRPRNVPVITGSKDLQNVNITLRILFRPVADSLPKIYTTLGLDYDERVLPSITNEILKAVVAQFDASEMITQREVVSQKVCEELTDRAAQFGLILDDISITHLSFGKEFTLAVELKQVAQQEAERARFLVEKAEQQKRAAVISAEGDTEAASLLAKSFGAVGEGLVELRRIEAAEDIAYQLSRTRNVIYLPPGQQTLLSLPQ, from the exons ATGGCAGCACAGTTCTTCACAAACATTGGTAAACTTGGTTTAGGCCTGGCTATTGCTGGAGGCGTCGTTAATTCAGCTCTTTATAATG ATGGAGGACATAGGGCAGTTATTTTTGATCGCTTTACCGGAGTGAAGAATTATGTTGTTGGTGAAGGCACACACTTCCTTATCCCATGGGTCCAGAAACCTATTATTTATGACATTCGTACAAGGCCAAGAAATGTCCCTGTAATTACTGGAAGTAAAG ATTTGCAGAATGTAAATATTACCTTACGAATCCTCTTCAGGCCAGTAGCTGATAGCCTGCCCAAGATATACACTACTCTTGGTCTGGATTATGATGAAAGAGTTCTACCATCAATCACTAATGAAATTTTGAAAGCTGTTGTT GCCCAGTTTGATGCAAGTGAAATGATCACTCAGAGAGAAGTAGTATCACAGAAAGTATGTGAAGAACTGACTGACAGAGCAGCTCAGTTTGGGTTGATTTTGGACGACATTTCtatt ACTCATCTTTCATTTGGAAAAGAATTCACATTAGCTGTTGAGTTAAAGCAAGTTGCTCAGCAAGAAGCCGAGAGGGCCCGTTTTCTTGTAGAAAAG GCTGAACAACAGAAGCGTGCTGCAGTGATATCTGCAGAAGGTGACACTGAAGCTGCCTCCCTGCTTGCTAAATCATTTGGAGCAGTGGGTGAAGGATTGGTTGAGTTACGAAGAATTGAAGCAGCAGAAGATATTGCCTACCAGCTTTCCAGGACAAGAAATGTTATATACCTGCCACCAGGACAACAGACTTTGTTAAGTTTGCCACAGTAA
- the Phb1 gene encoding prohibitin 1 isoform X1: protein MAAQFFTNIGKLGLGLAIAGGVVNSALYNVDGGHRAVIFDRFTGVKNYVVGEGTHFLIPWVQKPIIYDIRTRPRNVPVITGSKDLQNVNITLRILFRPVADSLPKIYTTLGLDYDERVLPSITNEILKAVVAQFDASEMITQREVVSQKVCEELTDRAAQFGLILDDISITHLSFGKEFTLAVELKQVAQQEAERARFLVEKAEQQKRAAVISAEGDTEAASLLAKSFGAVGEGLVELRRIEAAEDIAYQLSRTRNVIYLPPGQQTLLSLPQ from the exons ATGGCAGCACAGTTCTTCACAAACATTGGTAAACTTGGTTTAGGCCTGGCTATTGCTGGAGGCGTCGTTAATTCAGCTCTTTATAATG taGATGGAGGACATAGGGCAGTTATTTTTGATCGCTTTACCGGAGTGAAGAATTATGTTGTTGGTGAAGGCACACACTTCCTTATCCCATGGGTCCAGAAACCTATTATTTATGACATTCGTACAAGGCCAAGAAATGTCCCTGTAATTACTGGAAGTAAAG ATTTGCAGAATGTAAATATTACCTTACGAATCCTCTTCAGGCCAGTAGCTGATAGCCTGCCCAAGATATACACTACTCTTGGTCTGGATTATGATGAAAGAGTTCTACCATCAATCACTAATGAAATTTTGAAAGCTGTTGTT GCCCAGTTTGATGCAAGTGAAATGATCACTCAGAGAGAAGTAGTATCACAGAAAGTATGTGAAGAACTGACTGACAGAGCAGCTCAGTTTGGGTTGATTTTGGACGACATTTCtatt ACTCATCTTTCATTTGGAAAAGAATTCACATTAGCTGTTGAGTTAAAGCAAGTTGCTCAGCAAGAAGCCGAGAGGGCCCGTTTTCTTGTAGAAAAG GCTGAACAACAGAAGCGTGCTGCAGTGATATCTGCAGAAGGTGACACTGAAGCTGCCTCCCTGCTTGCTAAATCATTTGGAGCAGTGGGTGAAGGATTGGTTGAGTTACGAAGAATTGAAGCAGCAGAAGATATTGCCTACCAGCTTTCCAGGACAAGAAATGTTATATACCTGCCACCAGGACAACAGACTTTGTTAAGTTTGCCACAGTAA